In a single window of the Cupriavidus basilensis genome:
- a CDS encoding putative hydro-lyase gives MEMERSIHAAAGLAPGWAATPAGARAGIRSGRYNGNTSGMAPGHGQGNLMILPKAWAGDFLGYCRANPVPCPLIGMTEAGSPAVPMLGSDIDLRTDVPRYRVWRHGELVEERDDISALWQDDFVGFVLGCSLSFEDALERAGLRVRHVDEGKIVPMYRTSIQTTRVGAFHGPMVVSMRPYTPEEAAIASAVCARLPGAHGAPVHMGDPAAIGIADVGRPDEGEPTAILAGEIPVFWGCGVTPQAAAMMARPPLCITHAPGHMLVCDVPADALKLV, from the coding sequence ATGGAGATGGAAAGAAGCATCCACGCCGCGGCCGGGCTCGCCCCCGGTTGGGCCGCCACGCCGGCCGGCGCCCGCGCCGGCATCCGCAGTGGCCGGTACAACGGCAATACCAGCGGTATGGCGCCCGGCCATGGGCAGGGCAACCTGATGATCCTGCCCAAGGCCTGGGCCGGGGATTTCCTCGGGTACTGCCGGGCCAACCCGGTGCCATGCCCGCTGATCGGCATGACCGAAGCGGGCAGCCCCGCGGTGCCGATGCTCGGCAGCGATATCGACCTGCGCACCGACGTGCCGCGCTACCGCGTGTGGCGCCATGGCGAACTGGTGGAGGAGCGCGACGATATCAGCGCGCTCTGGCAGGACGATTTCGTGGGCTTTGTGCTGGGCTGTTCGCTGTCGTTCGAGGACGCGCTGGAGCGCGCCGGCTTGCGCGTGCGGCACGTTGACGAAGGCAAGATCGTGCCGATGTACCGCACCAGCATCCAGACCACGCGCGTCGGCGCCTTCCATGGGCCGATGGTGGTGTCGATGCGGCCCTACACGCCGGAAGAGGCGGCCATCGCCTCGGCCGTGTGCGCCCGGTTGCCGGGGGCGCACGGGGCACCGGTGCATATGGGCGACCCCGCCGCGATCGGCATCGCGGACGTCGGCCGCCCGGACGAAGGCGAGCCGACCGCGATCCTGGCCGGGGAGATTCCGGTGTTCTGGGGGTGTGGGGTCACGCCGCAGGCGGCGGCCATGATGGCGCGTCCGCCGCTCTGCATCACCCATGCGCCGGGGCATATGCTGGTGTGCGATGTGCCTGCCGACGCGTTGAAGCTAGTGTAG